Proteins encoded in a region of the Suncus etruscus isolate mSunEtr1 chromosome 1, mSunEtr1.pri.cur, whole genome shotgun sequence genome:
- the EME1 gene encoding crossover junction endonuclease EME1: MALRNPSLFLDSSESDSDELPVFTFLKKEPTSIKRSSQRAEPVVVVDTSGSEASCPPSPRWRGPSPVPGVTKTDTQEGPTRVLSSGSEDGEEFVPLAQRLKCKFLTRKALSPDSSPVKIVQSHYNQEGATACEGTHQPCPKSPKKLVPAIPEKGTWNAQHSAGDPQVLYAEFLPPLKTSRVWQKALRKSSQGCQQQARMSQEERRKKVTLDNRLKAQKPEESLKHLVVVLDPELLQMEGGGQLLGALQGMECRCVIEAQAVPCSITWKRTGRAEDEEEGLVEEPVVLVLLLVKALVPLICNFKQARLGNAEKGKDTLCSFVTDIVTRTAGKALSLVIVDQKPSSAPNPPRRRKQSAVATRDQAKEKPQRQAEAEFGSGVSRLDVEEALVELQLYTTAQAHIVHSWKELADLACAFTKAVAEAPFKKLRDQTSFSFCLENDWAGGTKVDRTGRGLSLVWRRQIQQLNRVSLEVASAVVDAYPSPQLLLQAYRRCFSEQEGMGLLADIKVRRGEGVTATSRRVGPELSRRIYLQMTALQPNLCLDSTN, from the exons ATGGCACTGAGGAATCCGTCGCTCTTCCTGGACTCCAGTGAGAGTGACTCAGATGAGTTGCCAGTGTTCACCTTTCTGAAGAAGGAACCAACTTCAATCAAGAGGTCATCTCAGAGGGCAGAGCCAGTCGTTGTGGTTGATACCTCGGGTTCTGAGGCCTCCTGTCCTCCATCTCCAAGGTGGAGAGGACCATCCCCTGTCCCAGGAGTGACTAAGACTGACACACAGGAAGGGCCCACCAGGGTGCTAAGCAGCGGAAGTGAGGATGGGGAAGAATTTGTTCCTCTGGCCCAACGGCTCAAGTGTAAGTTTTTGACCCGAAAGGCGCTGAGCCCTGACAGCTCCCCTGTCAAAATTGTACAGTCTCATTACAATCAGGAAGGAGCAACAGCGTGTGAGGGGACACATCAGCCGTGCCCAAAGAGCCCAAAGAAGCTTGTTCCCGCCATTCCAGAAAAAGGCACGTGGAATGCCCAGCACTCTGCCGGAGACCCTCAAGTCCTCTATGCTGAATTTCTCCCACCTCTGAAGACAAGCAGGGTCTGGCAGAAGGCACTGAGGAAAAGCTCACAGGGATGTCAGCAACAGGCACGCATGAgccaggaggagaggaggaagaaggtgaCCCTGGATAATCGGCTGAAAGCCCAGAAGCCAGAGGAGTCTTTAAAGCACCTGGTCGTGGTGCTCGATCCAG AGCTCTTACAGATGGAAGGTGGGGGCCAGCTCCTGGGTGCTTTGCAGGGCATGGAGTGCCGTTGTGTGATTGAGGCCCAGGCTGTGCCATGCAGCATCACCTGGAAGAGGACTGGGCGGGCGGAG GATGAAGAGGAGGGCTTGGTGGAGGAGCCAGTggtcctggtgctgttgctggtgAAGGCACTTGTACCCCTGATCTGCAACTTCAAGCAG GCCAGGCTGGGAAATGCTGAGAAGGGGAAGGACACTCTGTGCAGCTTTGTCACTGACATCGTGACCAGAACGGCTGGAAAGGCTCTGTCGCTGGTAATTGTGGACCAGAAACCCTCCAG TGCTCCAAACCCTCCCCGAAGAAGGAAACAGAGTGCGGTGGCAACTAGAGACCAAGCTAAAGAGAAGCCACAGAGACAAGCAGAAGCTGAGTTTGGGTCTGGGGTGTCCAGGTTGGACGTGGAAGAG GCCTTGGTGGAGCTGCAGCTGTACACCACTGCCCAGGCACACATTGTGCACAGCTGGAAAGAGCTGGCCGACCTGGCATGCGCCTTCACCAAGGCTGTGGCTGAGGCGCCCTTCAA GAAGCTTCGAGACCAGACAAGTTTCTCCTTCTGCCTGGAGAATGACTGGGCTGGTGGCACCAAGGTGGACCGCACTGGCAGGGGACTTAGTCTGGTATGGCGGAGACAGATTCAGCAACTGAACCGTGTCAGTCTGGAAGTAGCCAGTGCCGTGGTGGACGCTTACCCCTCCCCACAACTGCTGCTACAG GCGTACAGGAGATGCTTCTCCGAGCAAGAAGGCATGGGGCTGCTGGCTGACATAAAGGTGCGTCGTGGGGAAGGGGTGACGGCCACCTCCCGCCGGGTAGGGCCTGAGCTGTCCCGGCGGATCTACCTTCAGATGACCGCTCTGCAGCCAAACCTCTGCTTAGATAGTACAAACTGA